A stretch of Miscanthus floridulus cultivar M001 chromosome 13, ASM1932011v1, whole genome shotgun sequence DNA encodes these proteins:
- the LOC136500216 gene encoding protein ALP1-like gives MFRMTRSVFHRLHRTLVQNYGLTSTNDICTKEALGLFLWTCGAPQSFRQVANRFGHSLETISRKFSEVLYSICRLSIDIIRPKDPHFGTVHPKLQQARFWPHFNDCIGAIDGSHIPVTVSKSEQAKYIGRHGYASQNVMAVCDFDMRFTFVVTGWPGSAHDTRVFLDTLVTYKDKFPHPPEGKYYLVDSGYPNRKGYLAPYKGQRYHVPEWQHGRHAVGSKEVFNYAHASLRNVIEWSFGVLKMKWRTLLQLPSYPIEKQSKIIVACMALHNFIRDNAIYDEHFETYVEDSSGVGSQVPSADGGGSADDMNMCAFRDAIANALVG, from the coding sequence ATGTTTAGAATGACAAGGTCAGTGTTCCATCGCCTTCATCGGACTTTGGTTCAGAATTATGGCTTGACATCAACTAATGATATTTGTACCAAGGAAGCCTTAGGCTTGTTTTTGTGGACATGTGGTGCACCTCAATCGTTTAGACAAGTTGCAAATAGGTTTGGTCATTCTTTAGAAACTATCAGTAGAAAGTTTAGTGAGGTACTTTACTCAATTTGTAGACTGTCTATTGACATCATAAGACCTAAGGATCCACACTTTGGTACAGTTCATCCAAAACTGCAGCAAGCTAGGTTCTGGCCTCATTTCAACGATTGCATAGGCGCCATTGATGGTTCACACATACCTGTAACTGTATCAAAAAGTGAACAGGCAAAATACATTGGACGACATGGTTATGCTTCACAAAATGTCATGGCGGTTTGTGACTTCGATATGCGGTTCACATTTGTTGTCACGGGTTGGCCTGGATCTGCTCATGACACTCGGGTATTTTTGGATACTTTAGTCACCTACAAGGATAAATTTCCACATCCTCCTGAAGGCAAGTATTACCTTGTTGATTCTGGGTATCCTAATAGAAAAGGATATCTAGCACCTTACAAGGGACAAAGGTATCATGTGCCCGAATGGCAACATGGTCGTCATGCAGTGGGATCGAAGGAGGTGTTCAACTATGCTCATGCATCCCTTCGAAATGTGATTGAGTGGTCATTTGGAGTTCTCAAGATGAAGTGGCGCACTCTCTTGCAGTTACCTAGCTATCCAATTGAGAAGCAATCAAAGATTATCGTTGCTTGCATGGCTCTTCATAATTTCATTAGAGACAATGCCATATATGACGAACATTTTGAAACATATGTGGAAGACAGTAGTGGTGTTGGGTCCCAAGTTCCTTCAGCTGATGGTGGTGGTTCGGCGGATGATATGAATATGTGTGCTTTCCGTGATGCTATTGCTAATGCGTTGGTTGGGTGA